One window from the genome of Deltaproteobacteria bacterium HGW-Deltaproteobacteria-4 encodes:
- a CDS encoding MFS transporter: MSKFSISRGWTVVIAGTCINLALGILYAYSMLKADIGKLFTGAGDPYAVACLSFAVSMIIGGKLQDKVGPRITAIIGGLFVGAGFILCSQSSSYWGWVLGFGVLAGLGFGFGYSAATPPALKWFPPAKTGLIAGIVVAGFGIAPVYLAPACKYLLGAYGLHQTMMILGIAFIAIVCGMALLVSNPPAGFVVEGAGSAAAKKSAVADMTPSQVLRDSRLYTLWVTFFIGAGAGLMVIGSMAGMAKQSMGEYAFVAVAVMAIGNAGGRVIAGLVSDKIGRGATLTIMLLFQAILMFAAIPVVGSSTASPIIVTLLATFIGFNYGSNLCLFPSFAKDFWGAKNYGMNYGILFSAWGVGAFVLVKISAALNDKFGSATISFVSAGVLLLIGAVMSLSLRAQKAAVEEKVLVAIEEDELAYNKVNN, translated from the coding sequence ATGAGCAAATTTTCGATCAGTCGTGGCTGGACCGTCGTTATCGCCGGTACCTGCATCAACCTCGCCCTGGGCATCCTTTACGCTTACAGCATGCTCAAAGCCGATATCGGCAAGCTCTTTACCGGCGCGGGTGACCCTTATGCCGTAGCCTGTCTCTCCTTTGCCGTGTCGATGATTATCGGCGGGAAACTGCAGGACAAGGTCGGTCCGCGCATCACCGCCATCATCGGTGGACTCTTTGTCGGCGCCGGCTTTATCCTCTGTTCGCAATCCTCCAGTTACTGGGGATGGGTCCTCGGTTTCGGCGTCCTTGCCGGCCTCGGTTTCGGTTTCGGCTACTCGGCCGCCACCCCGCCGGCGCTGAAGTGGTTTCCGCCGGCTAAAACCGGCCTCATTGCCGGCATCGTCGTCGCCGGTTTCGGCATCGCCCCGGTCTACCTCGCCCCGGCCTGTAAGTACCTCCTCGGTGCTTACGGTCTGCACCAGACAATGATGATCCTCGGCATCGCCTTTATCGCTATCGTCTGCGGCATGGCGCTGCTGGTCAGTAACCCTCCGGCCGGCTTTGTTGTCGAAGGAGCCGGAAGCGCAGCAGCCAAAAAATCCGCGGTTGCTGATATGACCCCCAGCCAAGTCCTCCGCGACAGCCGTCTCTACACCCTGTGGGTCACCTTCTTTATCGGTGCCGGCGCCGGACTGATGGTCATCGGCAGCATGGCCGGAATGGCCAAGCAGAGCATGGGCGAGTATGCCTTTGTGGCGGTGGCAGTCATGGCCATCGGTAATGCCGGCGGCCGGGTCATTGCCGGCTTGGTCTCAGACAAAATCGGCCGCGGCGCCACCTTGACGATCATGCTCCTTTTTCAGGCGATTCTCATGTTCGCTGCCATCCCGGTTGTCGGTAGCAGCACGGCCAGCCCGATCATCGTCACCCTGCTTGCCACCTTTATCGGTTTCAATTATGGTTCCAACCTTTGTCTCTTCCCCTCCTTTGCGAAAGATTTCTGGGGGGCCAAGAATTATGGCATGAACTATGGAATTCTCTTCTCGGCCTGGGGTGTTGGTGCCTTTGTCCTGGTGAAGATCTCCGCTGCTCTCAATGATAAATTCGGCAGCGCCACCATTTCCTTTGTCTCGGCCGGTGTCCTCCTCCTTATCGGTGCAGTTATGTCGCTCTCCTTGCGTGCCCAGAAGGCGGCCGTCGAAGAAAAGGTCCTGGTGGCGATCGAAGAAGACGAGCTGGCTTACAACAAGGTCAACAACTAA
- the gspD gene encoding type II secretion system protein GspD: MQRRPFILATLALFFALTFAPLCPLAEAQTAVKKEATTTRKAASVTLDFKDVELTDLIQTISEMTGKNFVYDDTVKGKVTIISPRGMSLDEAYQVFLSVLSVKGFTVIPAGKMNKVVRAQDAKENTVPTGSDAASSGAEQIVTRLVPVQNIDAATFATSILTPLIPKSGSVVAYAPTNTLIITDSMANIERLLKIIDELDVPGTSSNFDVIFLENASAEELALIGTQILAQGGTPTRRSRGTAATAPGKVLAYPRSNALIVLAEAEEIVTIRALVLSLDRKEMGTPRSNINVYYLENADAETLAKTLNEIISGVKSTQAKKVSGQAAAPTEPVSITADKATNALIINALPEDYDALKTIVKQLDIRRKQVFVEALILELSMEATQKLGSTLQGAAVSSTNGGVFGVSNQTTSSNIGMLASPASLLTTAVDGIMLGGFSKMVNVTVDGVTTQIPALSALINLSKTDTDVNIVSAPRLLTSDNEEAQIVVGSNVPIITSRLTNAVSTSTSSSSGLATSVSVERQDVALTLRFTPQVTEGNLVRLKIFQEITDLATSSVGSVDQVGPTFTKRLLQNTVVAEDGKTVVLGGLIGNSVQEVITKVPFFGDIPLIGWLFKRKSTTVKKTNLLIFITPRIVRNGEDLARVTQSNREAMNKFQSSEMNDSLKKNKYADAAMEQLKLSDPTLLESVPHE; the protein is encoded by the coding sequence GTGCAGAGACGACCGTTCATCCTGGCGACACTTGCCCTGTTTTTTGCCTTAACCTTTGCCCCTCTTTGTCCGTTGGCAGAAGCGCAGACCGCCGTTAAAAAAGAAGCAACCACGACCAGAAAAGCGGCCAGTGTCACCCTCGATTTCAAAGACGTTGAACTCACCGATCTCATCCAGACGATCAGCGAGATGACGGGAAAAAACTTTGTTTATGACGATACCGTCAAGGGGAAGGTGACGATCATTTCGCCGCGGGGGATGTCTCTTGATGAAGCGTATCAGGTCTTCCTCTCCGTCCTTAGCGTCAAGGGCTTTACCGTCATCCCGGCCGGCAAGATGAATAAGGTCGTCCGCGCTCAGGACGCCAAAGAGAATACCGTCCCGACCGGTAGCGACGCGGCGTCGAGCGGGGCAGAGCAGATCGTCACCCGCCTCGTCCCGGTGCAAAACATCGATGCGGCGACTTTTGCCACCTCAATCCTCACCCCTCTCATTCCCAAGTCCGGGAGCGTCGTCGCTTATGCCCCGACCAATACCCTGATCATCACCGATTCGATGGCCAACATTGAGCGGTTACTCAAAATCATCGACGAGCTCGATGTGCCGGGAACCAGCAGTAATTTTGATGTGATCTTTCTCGAGAATGCCTCCGCCGAAGAGCTGGCCCTGATCGGGACGCAGATCCTGGCGCAGGGAGGAACGCCAACGCGCCGGTCGCGCGGGACGGCGGCGACAGCCCCGGGGAAAGTTTTGGCATATCCGCGCTCCAATGCCCTGATTGTCCTTGCCGAAGCTGAAGAAATTGTGACGATTCGTGCTCTAGTGCTCAGTCTCGATCGTAAAGAGATGGGGACCCCTCGTTCGAATATCAATGTCTATTATCTTGAGAACGCCGATGCCGAAACATTGGCCAAGACCCTCAATGAAATTATCTCCGGCGTGAAGAGCACTCAGGCGAAGAAGGTGTCGGGACAAGCGGCGGCCCCGACTGAGCCGGTCAGTATTACCGCCGACAAAGCGACCAACGCCCTGATTATCAATGCTCTTCCTGAGGACTACGACGCCCTCAAGACGATCGTCAAGCAGCTCGATATCCGCCGCAAGCAGGTCTTTGTCGAAGCGCTGATCCTCGAACTCTCCATGGAGGCGACGCAAAAGCTCGGCAGCACATTGCAGGGGGCGGCTGTCAGCAGCACCAATGGCGGCGTCTTCGGGGTTTCCAATCAGACTACAAGCAGCAATATCGGCATGTTAGCTTCTCCTGCCAGTCTCCTGACCACAGCGGTTGACGGCATCATGCTCGGCGGCTTTTCCAAAATGGTTAACGTCACGGTCGACGGCGTAACGACACAGATCCCGGCCCTCTCGGCCTTGATCAACCTCTCCAAGACCGACACCGATGTCAACATCGTCTCGGCGCCCCGCCTCCTCACCTCGGACAACGAAGAAGCGCAGATCGTTGTCGGCTCGAACGTGCCGATCATTACCTCGCGCTTGACCAACGCCGTCAGTACCTCCACCAGCAGCAGCAGTGGACTGGCGACGAGTGTGTCGGTGGAACGCCAAGATGTCGCCCTGACCTTGCGCTTCACCCCGCAGGTGACCGAGGGGAATCTCGTCCGGCTCAAGATCTTTCAGGAGATCACCGACCTGGCAACGAGTAGTGTCGGCTCCGTCGATCAGGTCGGCCCGACCTTTACCAAGCGTCTGTTGCAAAATACCGTCGTTGCGGAAGACGGCAAGACTGTTGTCCTTGGCGGCTTGATCGGTAACAGTGTGCAGGAAGTCATCACCAAGGTCCCATTTTTTGGCGATATCCCTTTGATTGGCTGGCTCTTTAAACGCAAATCGACGACCGTAAAGAAGACCAACCTGCTAATCTTCATCACCCCGCGGATTGTCCGTAATGGTGAAGATCTGGCGCGGGTGACGCAGTCCAATCGCGAAGCGATGAACAAGTTTCAAAGTAGCGAGATGAATGATTCTCTGAAGAAGAACAAGTACGCTGATGCGGCGATGGAGCAGCTGAAATTGTCCGACCCGACCCTGCTTGAAAGCGTTCCCCATGAGTGA
- a CDS encoding phage holin family protein, whose protein sequence is MKGILLRWLILTLAILAAAYVLKGIDVTGFVPALAAAAILGVLNAFVRPLLLLLTLPLNILSLGLFTFVINGFLLKIASLIIEGFTVQGFWAALFGSLFISFVSALLNLFVREDGKVGVVQLRRNRDGNWE, encoded by the coding sequence ATGAAAGGTATCTTACTGCGCTGGCTTATTCTGACGCTCGCCATTCTTGCTGCCGCGTATGTCCTTAAAGGGATTGATGTCACCGGTTTTGTCCCCGCCTTGGCTGCGGCGGCGATTCTCGGAGTCCTGAATGCCTTTGTCCGGCCTCTCCTCCTCCTTCTGACGCTCCCCCTCAATATCTTGAGTCTAGGGCTCTTTACCTTTGTCATTAACGGCTTTTTGCTTAAAATTGCGTCCCTCATCATTGAGGGTTTTACTGTGCAAGGTTTTTGGGCCGCGCTCTTCGGTTCCCTCTTTATCTCTTTTGTCAGTGCTCTCCTCAACCTGTTCGTGCGGGAAGACGGAAAAGTCGGAGTGGTCCAGCTGCGCCGTAACCGTGATGGCAATTGGGAATAA
- the gspE gene encoding type II secretion system protein GspE — MSEWVLLGEILVAAGDLSASVRDIALSQQQAKPGRRLGDLLLTQKSVTPLQLARALACQSGLPLLETIPPETSLADLGNRLSLAYLKDLRIFPLGRQEDGLHVAVADPYDSRPRNDLAILTGERILPVVAPADEILRAINRDFERRSEGAKEMVEEIAAGDNDSRAPEPEDLLDVSDEAPVIRFVNSLITQGYKERASDIHIEPFETELIVRYRIDGILYEALRPPHKSHAAIVSRIKIMAALNIAEKRLPQDGRFRVRIAGKDVDVRVSTLPTAFGERVVLRLLDHGSQVLQLEDIGLEADLLRQLDAMIRKSHGIFLVTGPTGSGKTTTLYAALTRLNNREKNIITVEDPIEYQLPGVGQIQVNAKIDLTFANGLRSILRQDPDIIMVGEIRDAETAEIAVQSALTGHMVFSTLHTNDAAGALTRLVEMGIEPFLAASSIVGIIAQRLVRQICPHCRESYHPSPNLLADAGLPNDGALYYRGRGCERCMGLGYRGRSGIYELLPVEEETRELLLARKDAATIKAAAQRKGMKSLRDAGLAKAAAGETTLEEVLRVTQEEV; from the coding sequence ATGAGTGAGTGGGTTCTCCTCGGCGAAATTCTGGTCGCAGCGGGGGATCTTTCCGCCAGCGTCCGCGACATCGCCCTTTCCCAGCAGCAGGCCAAACCGGGGCGCCGCCTCGGGGATCTCCTGCTGACCCAAAAGAGTGTTACCCCGTTGCAACTCGCCCGCGCCCTGGCTTGCCAGAGTGGCCTGCCGCTGCTGGAGACGATCCCGCCCGAAACCTCCCTTGCCGATCTCGGTAACCGCTTGAGCCTTGCCTATCTCAAGGATCTCCGCATCTTCCCTCTCGGCCGGCAGGAGGATGGACTGCATGTTGCGGTGGCTGATCCCTATGATAGTCGGCCCCGCAATGATCTTGCCATCCTCACCGGGGAGCGTATTCTGCCGGTTGTTGCCCCGGCCGACGAAATCCTTCGGGCCATCAATCGTGACTTCGAACGCCGCTCCGAAGGGGCGAAGGAGATGGTCGAAGAGATTGCCGCCGGCGACAATGACAGCCGCGCCCCGGAACCCGAAGATCTCCTGGATGTCTCTGACGAAGCGCCAGTCATCCGCTTTGTCAACAGCCTTATCACCCAGGGGTACAAAGAGCGGGCGAGCGACATTCACATCGAACCCTTCGAGACGGAGCTCATCGTCCGTTATCGCATCGACGGCATCCTCTACGAAGCGCTGCGGCCGCCGCATAAATCCCATGCTGCCATTGTGTCGCGTATCAAGATTATGGCGGCTCTCAATATCGCCGAAAAGCGCCTCCCTCAGGATGGCCGCTTTCGCGTCCGTATCGCCGGCAAGGATGTCGATGTCCGCGTTTCGACCCTGCCGACCGCTTTTGGCGAACGGGTGGTGCTGCGTCTCCTCGATCACGGCAGTCAGGTGCTGCAGTTGGAGGATATCGGCCTTGAAGCGGATCTTCTCCGCCAGCTTGATGCCATGATCCGCAAGAGTCACGGTATCTTCCTGGTTACCGGCCCGACCGGATCCGGCAAGACGACGACCCTGTATGCCGCCCTGACCCGCCTCAATAATCGTGAAAAGAATATCATCACCGTCGAAGATCCGATTGAGTACCAGCTTCCCGGCGTCGGGCAGATTCAGGTCAACGCCAAGATCGATCTGACCTTTGCCAATGGTTTGCGCTCTATCCTCCGGCAGGATCCCGATATCATCATGGTCGGCGAGATCCGTGATGCCGAGACCGCCGAGATCGCCGTGCAGTCCGCCCTCACCGGTCACATGGTCTTTTCGACCCTGCATACCAACGATGCGGCCGGTGCCCTCACCCGCCTCGTCGAGATGGGGATCGAACCCTTCCTGGCGGCTTCCTCCATCGTCGGTATCATCGCCCAGCGTCTGGTCCGGCAAATCTGTCCACACTGCCGCGAATCGTATCACCCCTCCCCTAATCTCCTGGCCGACGCCGGTCTCCCCAATGATGGCGCCCTTTATTACCGGGGTCGCGGCTGCGAGCGCTGCATGGGGCTCGGTTATCGCGGACGTAGCGGCATCTATGAACTCCTGCCGGTCGAGGAAGAGACCCGCGAGCTCCTGCTGGCGCGCAAGGATGCTGCGACGATCAAGGCAGCAGCGCAGCGCAAAGGGATGAAGTCGCTACGCGATGCCGGTCTGGCTAAAGCGGCCGCCGGCGAGACCACTCTCGAAGAGGTGCTGCGCGTCACTCAGGAGGAGGTCTAG
- a CDS encoding peptidase M23 yields MRKNRLRRPPRPFNGMRYVRFLLLIAVIAGFYGYLRDLKAPVIEVSPAQGMLSAQRPLTIKVSDSGSGLKSLRIIARQDGSETVLTQKEFSGEKSSEIQLDPGKTGLIDGSVEFGFEVRDQALFPFGNGNRAQLNLTLTLDRQPPQIELHSDTTPIWQGGAATIVYTVSEETGRCGVEADGLFFAGYRQSDGRYLCVVPFPVSANTATYVPKLVAVDLAGNETRVSPGLRLLARKFPQAKINVSDAFIAGKTEEFQALVPGGSGIDLFLKVNRDIRAENRKTLFELAVQSSATPLWSAAMLRMPRAMTTGAYAEARDYFYNGRLIDQQTHLGTDLASVAQAPILAANPGKVLFSGYFGLYGGCVILDHGLGVQTLYGHMSNLSVQVGQSVTRGEEIGRSGNTGMSGGDHLHFEVLVGGVPVRPEDWMEEKWMATYILDPMQK; encoded by the coding sequence GTGAGAAAAAATCGCCTTCGTCGTCCTCCTCGTCCCTTCAATGGTATGCGCTATGTGCGTTTTTTATTGTTAATTGCTGTGATTGCCGGCTTTTACGGCTATCTGCGTGATCTCAAGGCACCAGTCATTGAAGTTTCACCCGCGCAAGGGATGCTCTCCGCCCAGCGACCGCTGACGATCAAGGTCAGTGATTCCGGGAGTGGGTTGAAGTCTTTGCGGATAATCGCCCGGCAAGACGGCAGCGAGACAGTCTTGACGCAAAAGGAGTTCTCCGGCGAGAAGAGCAGTGAAATTCAACTGGATCCGGGGAAAACCGGGTTGATCGACGGCAGTGTTGAATTTGGTTTTGAAGTGCGCGATCAGGCTCTCTTTCCCTTTGGCAACGGTAATCGCGCGCAGCTGAATTTGACCTTGACCCTGGATCGGCAGCCGCCGCAGATCGAACTGCACAGCGACACCACGCCGATCTGGCAAGGAGGGGCAGCGACGATTGTCTACACGGTCTCCGAAGAGACCGGCCGCTGTGGAGTAGAGGCCGACGGTCTTTTCTTTGCCGGATATCGTCAGAGTGACGGCCGTTATCTGTGTGTTGTCCCCTTTCCTGTTTCGGCCAACACCGCAACTTATGTACCGAAGCTGGTCGCTGTAGATCTCGCCGGCAATGAGACGCGTGTCAGCCCGGGCTTGCGTCTCCTTGCCCGTAAATTTCCACAGGCGAAGATTAACGTCTCTGACGCCTTTATTGCCGGCAAGACCGAAGAGTTTCAGGCATTGGTGCCGGGCGGGAGCGGGATCGACCTTTTTTTGAAGGTCAACCGTGACATCCGCGCCGAAAACCGCAAGACCCTTTTTGAGCTTGCGGTCCAGAGTAGTGCCACTCCCCTGTGGAGCGCCGCGATGCTGCGCATGCCGCGCGCCATGACCACCGGTGCTTACGCCGAGGCGCGGGACTACTTTTATAACGGCCGGCTGATCGATCAGCAGACCCACCTCGGCACCGACCTCGCTTCCGTGGCGCAGGCACCGATACTCGCCGCCAACCCCGGGAAAGTCCTCTTTTCTGGGTATTTCGGTCTGTACGGCGGCTGCGTTATCCTTGATCACGGTCTTGGTGTCCAGACCCTTTACGGGCATATGAGCAATCTCAGTGTTCAGGTGGGACAGAGCGTGACCCGCGGCGAAGAGATCGGCCGCAGTGGCAATACCGGTATGTCCGGCGGCGATCATCTCCACTTTGAAGTGCTAGTCGGCGGGGTGCCGGTGCGACCGGAAGACTGGATGGAGGAGAAGTGGATGGCAACGTACATCCTCGACCCGATGCAGAAATAG